The stretch of DNA GTGCTTAATTTCCCTTTGCCGAGAGCGGAAAGCGCCGTGGCTCCAAGCGTGACGAGCAGTTGGGGACGGACGAGTTCGATCTCGCGCGCAAGCCAAGTGCGGCAGGCGGAGATTTCTTCGGCATTAGGGGTTTGGTGGATGCGCCTTTTGCCGCGTGGGACGAATTTGAAATGCTTTACGGCGTTGGTGAGGTAAGCTTCCTGCCGATCGAGACCGGTTTGCGCCAGGGCGGCATCGAGCACGCCACCTGCGGGGCCGACAAAGGGCCTTCCTTGTAAATCCTCTTGATCGCCCGGCTGTTCGCCGATCATCATCCAGCGCGCCTGTTCAGGCCCTTCGCCGAAAACGAGTTGAGTGGCGTGGCAATGCAGAGGGCAGAGGCGGCATTGACGTGCCTCCTGCCGCAGATTCGTCCAATCGTCTTGCGGCGCTTCGAGACGCGGCGCGGGGCGGGCGTGGATTTTGTGATGGAAGCGCGGGGCTTCTGTGACCTGGTGCGCGGCCATGGCGGCGACGCGTTGTTCGGCTTCAGCCAGCATAGCGGGAATCAGTTGCGTCTCGGGGAGGTTCTTCCAGTATTTGCGTGGCATTTCCGAGCGCATGGCTTTGGTTTTGATGCGCGCGGGGTTGAAGATCGAGCGATAATAAGTGTGCCAAAGCTGGTCGATGCCATCATTGAGAGTGGGTTTGGCGCAGTGTTTGGCCGTGACGAGACATTCTTGCCCGTTCCAGGCGATGGAGCCTTTCGGGGTGAGGATGAGCCAATCCATATCCGTGAAACGCCCGGCAAAGAAGGGAGCGACGAGCTGAAGAATATAATGTTCCGGCTCGAACCATGAAATGAAGCGCCTGCGGACTGATGCTTCGGATGGCGTTTCCGCAGCAGGTTGTTCGCGAAAGCGCACGAAGGCTTTCATTTTATGGGCGTCGCGGCGGATTTGGTGATCCATGCGCCGGGCGGCGGCAATGTCTGGATCGGTATGGATCAGGTCCAGGGCCGGTTCGCTTTGGGCGCGCCAAAGGATGCGATAGGCGAGGGCGAAGCGCTGGGGATCGTTATGCCGCAAGATCGATTGCAGGAGGCGCAGGCATTGCGGCCTGACGACGAGTTTCGCGGAGGGCCCAGGGGCGGGGAGCGCTGATGGCGGTTCAGCGTCGAACAGAGAGGGCGTATCGTCCGTGCGGCTCCATTCGATTTGGGCCGGAGGAATTTGTGCGAGGGCAAGGCGGCGGGCGTGTTCCCGCCATGTGTCGAAATCCGTGGCGGGGTCGAGCGTAACGCGCTGCATCAGATCAGATTGAGTTGCTGCGGTTTGGGAAGGAATAGGCTGCGCAGGTCGGCACGTTCCGCCAGCTTTCCAGGCGTCCAGCCGGGCGCGTGGATAAAGGGGCGGGCCTTGCGGATGGAAATATTAAGATTGGCCAAATCTTCCAGGCGCAGGCGGCGGTGACGTCGTGCAGAGAGGATGGCTTGCACGCCACGCGGCCCGAGGCCAGGCACGCGCAGCAGCATTTCACGACTGGCGCTGTTGAGGTCGAGCGGAAACAGGGCGCGGTTGGCGAGCGCCCAGGAGAGTTTGGGGTCCAGTTCCAGATCGAGCATGCCATCCGGACGGGCGGCGGTGATCTCCTGGAATTCGAAACCATAGAAGCGGAACAGCCAATCGGCCTGATAAAGACGGTGTTCGCGTAAAAGCGGCGGGCTGCGCACCGGGAGCAAAGCGGAGGCATCCGGAATGGGGCTGAAGGCGGAATAATAGACGCGTTTGAGGCGATAGCCGGTATAAAGAGACGCGCTGCTGGCCAGGATATCCTGGTCCGTCGTGGCGTCGGCACCGACGATCATTTGCGTGCTTTGGCCACCGGGAGCGAATTTGGAGGAGCGGCGGCCAGTGTGGGTGGGTTCGCGTGCGGCATCGATTTTCAGGCGCATGTCGCCCATGGCGCGCCGGATATCGTGAGCGTGTTTTTGCGGGGCGTATTGCGTTAGGCCTTTTTCCGTTGGCATTTCCACGTTGATGGAAAGCCGATCGGCATAGAGGCCAGCTTCTTCGAGCAGATGCGGGCTGGCGTCCGGAATGGTTTTGAGATGAATGTAGCCGCGGAAATGGTGCTTCTGGCGCAGGTCGCGGGCCACGCGCACCATTTCCTCCATCGTGTAATCCGAGGAGCGGATGATGCCGGAGGAAAGGAACAGGCCTTCGATATAATTGCGGCGATAGAATTCGAGCGTCAGCCAGATAATTTCTTCCACGCTGAAGCGGGTTCGTTCGATGCCGGATGAAGAACGGTTGATGCAATAGGCGCAATCGTAAATGCAAAAATTGGTTAGCAGGATTTTGAGAAGCGAGATGCAGCGCCCGTCCGGCGTGTAGGCGTGGCAAATCCCGTTGCTGGTGGAGCCAAGGCCCGGCAATGATTTGGAATCGCGTTTGTTCGAGCCGCTCGACGCGCAGGAGGCATCGTATTTCGCAGCGTCGGACAGAATAGCCAGGCGATCTTTAAGGGTTCGCTTCATGATAGTTCATGTTATGTTCCGGAGGATGGGTTCGTCAAGATGAAACACACAAGATCATGCTTTCGATAAAAAAATCTGCATGGATCGATAAGAAAGATATAAAAATCGCCAGCAGAAGAAACGATTGAGGTGCGATAAGCGCATTTTCGAGAAAAGGGCTTTCTACCGACTTAATATCTCTAAAATTCGAGAAAGAAATCTGGAGAAATATCCATCTCTTTTGTTGCGCCAAAAAATCCCGCCGAGAATTATTATTGGATTATGTATTAAACAAGGATTTCACTCAAGTTTTCCTCAAGAAGGATAAATTATTTCAAATAACACAAAGCATTTCATTGGAGAGATAGGATGTATCGAAAGTAAACCAACGTCATTTTTCTGCGTAGTGGGAGAGCGCGCGTCTGAGTGATCCGCAGAATTCGTGGAAGCGCGGTCTAGGGAGTTTCGTCATGAAGATTGCCCAAATCGCTCCACTCGCTGAATGCTGCCCTCCGAAGCTTTATGGAGGAACCGAACGGATTGTCTCCTACCTGACGGAAGAACTGGTGCGCCAAGGGCATGACGTAACGCTGTTTGCGAGCGGAGACTCACAAACGGCGGCACATCTCGTGCCCTGTAGCGCTATGGCTCTGCGTCTCGATCCGACGATCGAAGATCGACTGCCTTATTATGTGATGATGCTGGATAAGGTGCGCCAACGTGCGCATGAGTTCGATGTCTTACATTTTCATATCGATCTGATGCATTACCCGCTGTTTCGGGAGATGAAAAACCGCATCGTCACGACCTTGCATGGACGGCTGAATTTGCCGGATTTGCAGCCATTTTATGAGTTCTTTTCGGAATTGCCGCTGGTTTCCATCTCCAATGATCAGCGCCAACCGATGCCGCCGGTCAATTGGGCCGCGACGGTTCTGCATGGGTTACCGTCGGATTTGCTCATGCCAATGAAAAAACCAAGGAATGATTACTTGGCTTTTCTGGGGCGAATCTGTCCGGAAAAACGGCCGGACCGGGCGATCGAAATTGCGATGGCAACCGGGATGCCGCTCAAAATTGCAGCGAAAGTCGACCCTGCGGATGAGGAATACTGGCAGAGCTACTTGAAGCCTTTGGTGGATTCCGCACCCAATATCGAATTTGTCGGGGAAATCAACGAGCAGCAAAAATCGGACTTTTTAGGACATGCGCAGGCATTGCTGTTCCCGATCGATTGGCCGGAACCTTTCGGATTAGTGATGATCGAGGCCATGGCTTGTGGGACGCCGGTGATCGCTTTCAAATGTGGCTCCGTGCCCGAGGTGATTGATGAGGGAGTGACGGGGTTTATTGTCAGTAACGTTCAGGAAGCTGCGGATGCCGTTCGAAAGACCGTTAATTTCGATAGGGCAAGGGTACGCGCGACTTTCGAGAAGCGTTTCACCGTTGAGCGGATGGCGAAGGATTATCTCGATATTTACCGTAACTTGGTCAGTCAACCGGACACATTCGTGGACGAGATTTCCCTGTCTGCGGAAATTATCGATCTACGGGAAGCTGGATAAAGGGTTGTTGGGATGTCGGAAGAACAAAAAAAAATCGCCGTTGAAACAGCACCGCAAGAGACGGGCTCGGGAAACGTTATTCAAGGCGGCCCTGAAGCGAATGGTGACGACAAATTCTTTATCGCCGCCAATGACTCATTACAGGAACAAAGATTTTCCACCTTAAAAAATGGGGATACTTTCGCCGTTTTCGACCAGCATGGCGATGCTTTGAATATGCGGAGCACGCCACAGGGTATTTTTTATCGAGATACGCGCCATTTATCGCTTTTTCAGCTTCTTATTGAAGGCACTCGGCCGATCCTGCTTTCTTCGACGATGCGGGAAGATAATACGACCCTGACATGCGACCTCACCAACCCGGATATTTTCGATGAGGACGGGCGCATGGTGTTGGAACATGATTTAATTCATGTTCGGCGGTCGCGGTTTTTGTGGCAAGGGGCATGCTATGAGCGACTATTGATCAGAAATTTCGACGATCAACAGCGCAAAATCTCACTGAACCTTCGCTTTGAGGTCGATTTTGCCGATTTGTTCGAAACGCGGGGGACGCGGCGTAAAAAACATGGGGTACATCATGCGCCGACCATTGATAAAGACCGAGTTACTTTAAGCTACACTGGCTTGGATGAGCGCCATCGGAAAACGATCCTTCAATTCGACCCGATACCCACGAAACTGGTGGCCAATGAAGCGGATTACGAATTTACGCTTAACAAAAAAGAAGCGCGCGCGGTTTTTGTCGCAGTCGAATGTGATGAACCGGGTTGCGGCATACCGCTGCGGAAAAGCTTTTTCAGTGCCTTACGGGAAGCGCGCCGAACGTTGGCGCGTCTGTCTTCGCGCGCTTCGGTCATTGTTTCCTCCAACGATATTTTCAATGAAACGGCGCGTCGAAGCATCGCCGATCTCTATACATTGACAACCTTAACACCGCAGGGAGCGTATCCTTATGCGGGTATCCCTTGGTTCAGCACCGTTTTCGGGCGAGACGGTCTTATTACGGCATTTGAAATGCTGTGGGTTGATCCGACGATCGCGCATGGCGTTTTGATGTATCTGGCAGCCAACCAAGCAACGGAAATCGACCCTGCGGCGGATGCGGAACCGGGAAAAATCCTCCATGAAGTGCGCCAAGGAGAAATGGCAGAATTAGGGGAGGTGCCGTTCAAACGTTATTATGGCAGCATCGATTCCACACCGCTTTTCGTGATGTTGGCAGGGGAGTATTTGCAAAGGACTGGAGATTTAAGGTCCATAGCGCAGCTTTGGCCGCATATCGAAGCAGCGTTAGGTTGGATAACGCATTACGGCGATCGCGATGGTGACGGTTTTGTAGAATATGGGCGACGGACGAAGGAAGGGTTGGCTAATCAGGGATGGAAAGACAGCCACGATTCCGTTTTTCATGCAGACGGACAACTCGCCATAGGCCCGATCGCGCTTGTAGAAGTGCAGGCCTACGTTTACGGTGCCTGGCGTGCTGCGGCGACGATAGCGCAGCAATTAGGCCGTGTAAATCAGGCTGGAGGGTACACAAAGCGCGCGGAAGAGCTGCGCTGGAATTTCGATCGGCGGTTTTTCGATGAAAATCTAGGAACATATGTTCTGGCGCTGGATGGTGAAAAAAATCCTTGCCGAGTACATACGTCCAATGCCGGGCATGCACTATGGACAGAAATCGCTTATCCTGAGAGGGCCGAAGCCGTGGTGCGAAGCCTGATGGGGACGACTTCTTTTTGCGGGTGGGGTATTCGAACGGCGGCATCGAGCGAGATTAGATATAACCCGATCAGCTATCATAACGGTTCGGTGTGGCCTCATGATAATGCACTGATTGCGGCAGGTTTCGCCCGTTATCATTTTCAGAAAGAGGCATCGCGAATTTTCGAGGGGGTTTTTGCGGCATCGACCTATATCGATCTGCGTCGCTTGCCGGAACTGCTCTGCGGTTTTCCTCGGCAGCGTGCGCAGGGGCCGACTTTCTACCCGGTGGCGTGCATGCCGCAAGCCTGGGCGGCGGCTTCAATGCTCTATATGCTTCAGTCCTGCATCGGGCTAAGTTTCTCGCCTGAAAATGGACAGATCATTTTCAACCGCCCGATTTTACCGTCATTTCTGGATGAAGTGCTGCTGTATAACATCAGCATGGGAGATGGTGCGATTGATCTCTCATTACGCCGTTCGCGCTCCAAGGCCGTGATCGAGGTGATGCAGCATAAAGGCAATATTCGGGTTTTGACGATCACTTAGATAGGTGACGTAACTTTGAGACATATTCGTCACTGGAAATTTACTAAGGATTTTCGGCGAATTTTCTGAAGTTTCGAAAGGGCGAGGAGATCGTAAGTATCTGACTTAGCATAGACAATTTCTCGAAGGTATCGGTTGTCCCGTAGGGCTGCATGAAAGAAGAAGGCAGTGCCAAAAGCATATAATTAACTTCGTGAAACCAAATGGTAATGTTAGTTTTATATGTTGGCTGACGAGATTCGGCTGGTGGCGATAGAGCTATCTTCAGGATCGTAGCAGCAAAAGATTATTTCTCGACGAAAATATTATTCTCGAAATTTTTCGTTTCATCTGAAGAAGACAACACGCAATACGGAGTAAAAGGCGATGGATGCCGTTCTCCTTCCATTTGTTGTTCTTTCCCCTTTTCTAGGAGCGTTGATTTTACTCTTCGCGGCTGGCCGAATGCCGCCGCGCGCGACCGGGATCGTCGGCGTCGGTTCTATTGGAATATCAGCTTTGCTGGCATTGGTAATTGCAGGTTCCTTTATGTCGAACCCGCCGCCTGCCGATACGCTTCAAGTCGGCTTGTGGCGATGGATCGACGTTGAGGGTTTTCAGAGCACGATCGCTTTGACGCTCGACCCGTTATCGTTTTTGATGATGCTGGTCGTCACGGTCGTCGGCTTTCTGATTCATCTCTACGCCTACGGTTACATGCGCTCGGATCGCGATATCAATCGCTTCTTCGCCTACATGAATTTATTCGTGGCGGCGATGCTGGTGTTGGTGTTTTCCTCGGATCTGCTGAGTCTCTACATCGGTTGGGAGGGTGTCGGCGTCTGTTCCTTCCTGCTGATCGGATTTTGGTATGAGGAGGAGGCCAATTGCGTGGCGGCGCGGAAGGCTTTCATCATTACGCGTATCGGCGATGCCTTCATGCTGTGCGGATTGCTACTCTTGGCGACCTCGACCGGCACATTGAGCATTGAGGCGCTGACGCATCAGGCGGGCGCTACGATGCCGGCAATAACGAGAACGATCGCATTATTCCTTCTGTTGGGCGGGGCGGTCGCCAAATCGGCTCAGGTGCCGATGCAAACCTGGCTTCCAGACGCCATGGCCGGACCGACACCTGTTTCAGCATTGATTCATGCCGCGACCATGGTGACGGCAGGGGTTTATATCGTTGCGCGGTTGCACAGCCTCTTTGCCGAAGCACCGGTCGTGATGACAGTGACAAGCTTCATTGGCATGGTGACGTTGCTGCTGGCGGCGGGAAGCGCCCTGGTGCAGACGGACATCAAACGGATTTTGGCTTATTCGACGATGAGCCAACTCGGTTACATGTTCCTTGCTTTGGGAACGGGCGCTTGGGAAGCGGCGGTATTCCATCTCTTCACCCATGCATTCTTCAAAGCGCTGCTCTTTATGGGCGCAGGTGCGATCATCCTGCGCGTTCACCATAAGCAGAATATTTATGAGATGGGTGGCCTGCGCAAAGCAATGCCGGGCGTGTTCTACGCTTTCCTCGCTGGTTCCGCCGCGCTGGCGGGTATGCCGCTACTCACGGCGGGATTTTACAGTAAGGAAATGATCCTTCAGAACGCTTGGCATGCAAACCCTATCCTATGGGTAGGTGCACTAATCGGCGCATTCATGACGGGACTTTATATTTTCCGTTGTGTCTTTCTCGTTTTCTTCGGGCCGATGCACACGGTGCCGTCAGGACGCACAGCGCCGGTGATGGGTGTGCCATTGGCGTGCCTATCCGTGTTGGCTTTGGGGGGCGGCTTGGTAGAAGCGCCGGACGTTATTTTGCCAGTGCATTTCCTGTCTCATTTCGTTGCGCCTGTTTTTGGTGAGCCAAAGGGGGAAGGACCGATTTTGTTGTTGTTGATCGGTTCCGCCGTGCCGTTGGCTGGCGTTACCGTAGCATGGCTGATTTGGGGGCCGCAGGCTCAAACGCGCGCTCGTGCGGAACAACTCGGTGCGGAACGAGGGCCTGAGGAAGACGTGGCGCATCTTGCCCGCGTCGGCTGGGGGTTCGATTTCTTCTATAATTATCTGATCGTGCGACCGTTCATGGCGCTCGGTTATCGGAATAAGAGCGATTTCCTCGATCATATGTCCAACGGGCTGGCAGCGGTGACGCGGTCGGGCGGTGGATTTTTCGGACGGATGCAAAGCGGTCAGGTTCGGCGTTACGCAGGCTGGATCGCTGCCGGAACTGTTGCGGCTCTTTGCTTGGCGGTGCTCTCATGATTGCGCTTCCCCTTCTCACACTTGTGCCTTTTCTGGGCGGCATTGCCGCCTGGGCTATAGGCTGGCGGACGCCTTCAGCGCGTCTTTCTTGGTATGCTTCTTTTGTCGCGCTGATCCTGCAGGCGTTGATCCTGTTGGGCGTGACGCTCGGTGCAGTGGGGCAACCCGGACCGTGGTTAGCGCATTTCTCCGCTTCATGGATTCCCATGTTGGGCATTTCATTTAGCGAAGATTTGGATGGTCTGAGCCTTATCCTGTTATGGCTGACGACGATCCTCTCATTCCTCTGCATTTTTCTGACGGCGCGGAATATTACGGAAAAGCCGGGCTTGTTTCATTTTCTGCTGCTAACGGCGATTGCCGGCATCAATGGCGTTTTTCTCGCCACCGATTTGTTCCTGTTTTTCTTCTTCTGGGAACTGATGTTGGTGCCGATGTATGGGCTGATCGTCCTTTGGGGGCATGAGGACCGCCAACGGGCTGCGATTAAATTCTTTCTATTTACCCAAGGCAGCGGTTTGTTGATGATGCTGTCCATTCTTGGGTTGGTCGTTATTCATTTCCGGCATACGGGCGTTCTGACTTTCGATTATTTCGCGTTGGCGAACACGCCGATGTCCTCGCAAATGTCCATGCTGTTGATGCTGGGTTTCTTTTTGGCTTTCGCCACGAAACTTCCAATCGTGCCGCTTCATATCTGGCTGCCGGACACGCACACGCAAGCGCCGACGGCGGGCAGCGTGCTGTTGGCGGGTGTTTTGCTGAAAACGGGTGGGTATGGGCTGATCCGGTTCGTATTACTTTTCTTCCCGCACGCCGCGGCGCAGTTCGCGCCGATTGCCATTGCCTTGGGCGTGCTTGGCATTCTCTATGGCGCTTGGCTTTCCTTGGTGCAGGACGATCTCAAGCGGCTGATCGCCTATAGCAGCATTAGCCATCTAGGGTTTGTATTGCTGGGAATTTTCTCCGGCTCCACGCTTGGGCTTCAAGGAGCGGTCATGCAGATGGTCGCTCATGGCTTGAGCACGGGCGCTTTGTTCATCATCGCCGGAACGTTGCAAGACGATTTGCACACACGCGATATGCGGCGGATGGGCGGGCTTTGGGCGAAATTACCGCATCTTTCCGCCGTGGGCCTATTTTTCGCTATCGCCTCGCTGGGGCTGCCGGGAATGGGCAATTTCGTCGGTGAGTTCTTGGTATTGCTCGCTGTATGGCATGTCAGCCCATTGGCGGCGGTGCTGGGCACATTAGGGTTAGTGCTTTCGGCTGTGTATTCCTTGGTGATGATCGGGCGTGTGTTTACAGGCCCTTCGCAAGGCAGTGCACCGCGCCTGCCCGATTTCGGCATGCGTCAGATGACGGTGCTAGGAGCAACGATGGCGTTGCTGGTCGTGTTGGGGATGTATCCGCAACCGATTTTGGATCTATCGCATCCGGCCAAGCCAACAAGCGGTCAGATAGATCGGTCTTGATAAAGGAAAAAGCCACGCGGTCTTTCACCGCGTGGCTTTTTACATACGAAGCACAAAGAAAAACCCCCGTTACGAAAGGATCGTGACGGGGGTTTGCTATTTTTTCAAAAGCTCACATGGGCTGGCGTTTTTCGCTTTCTTTTTTGGCCATGGAACGTCCAAGCATCGGAAGAACTTCGCAAAGCGCTTCCTCTGTTGCGTTGGGCGTTTGCCCTGATTCATGGGCGATGTGAGCAATGCGGCTGCTCCCCATGACCTGTTCAACTTCCTCCGCGCTCCAGGGAGAACGATTGTAATTTTCAGGTTTTATCAGAAAATTACGAAGTTCCGTGTCCTGGTGGATCAACTGAATGGCGACGGTCGTCAAACCGGAGCGATCGCTATCCGCTCCGGTAAAGTTATCGCCACCACGCATAATAGCTGATGTAGCCGCATGAGCGGAGGTTTCGTGTGTGTGTCCAGAGGAACGTGCGGTCATGGCCGGTGCTCCAATTTTTAAGAAAGCGCTACTAACAGCCTGTGTTACGAAGGCCTCGCCAGCGCGAAAAGCAGCTTGCCCAGATTGGGTGAGCCTGAGAGTGATACGGATTGCATGATCCGAAGTTGCAGTTTCTGGATGAAGAAAAATTAAGTTTCTTACGTATCAAAGGAAGAGCGTGTCTGTTCTCCCTACGCTGCGGAGAAACGAACTATTCTCATGTTTTTGGGTATTTGAAGAAGGCTCAAAGTAGCCTTGGCACGAGGAGGGATTTTAAATGACGAAGCTTTTGGTGTTGTATTATTCGACTTATGGCCATGTCGAGACGATGGCGAACGCCGTCGCGGAAGGTGCGCGGCGCGCAGGTGTCGAGGTGCAGGTCAAGCGTGTGCCTGAGCTAGTGCCGGAAGAAGTTGCCAGGGCCAATCATTTCAAGCTGGATCAGGCGGCTCCGATCGCTACTCCGGCGGAATTGATCGATTACGATGCGATTATCGTCGGTGCGCCGACGCGTTTCGGGCGTATCCCATCGCAAATGGCGCAATTTTGGGACCAAACCGGTGGCTTATGGGCCAAAGGCGCGTTGATCGGCAAGTTGGGCGCGGCTTTTACATCAACGGCAAGCCAGCATGGCGGCCAGGAAACGACATTATTTTCCATTCTCAGCAATCTCTTGCATCACGGCATGATTATTAGCGGATTGCCTTATAGTTTTGCGGGGCAGACTAAGCTCGACGAAGTTAGCGGCGGCACGCCTTATGGCGCTTCGACGATCGCTGGCGGAGACGGTTCGCGCGCGGTCAGCGAGAACGAACTTGCTGGTGCACGCTATCTCGGCGAGCATGTGGCCAATATTGCCAAGAAGCTTGCCTGATTGATTCTTACGGCAGGCTTTCATGTGGGGCCCGCAGAGTTTTTGCGATCTGTGCGTTCCGGCGCTTGGTCAATTTGTTGCAAACTCGCCACATAAGGTTAGTGGCTGTGTAGCGGAAAGGTGGATCGGGCTACTTCAGAATCTGACAAAATCCATTCTTTTCAATGTGTTTCGTGGTCGTCATAAAACTGTCATACGCCCGTCACGAAACCTTCGCACTCAGCATGAGAACGCTTCGTTAAGTGGACTTCCGAAACGCAACTGCTGATTCGGGCATCCACCACAATATGAAAAAAATCTCTCGCGTTCTACCGTTGTTGCTGGCATCGACCTCTTTCGGGTCCTTGTTCGCGGCGTCTGACGCCAAGGCGGCCAGCATGGATCAGATGGCGATTATGGAAAAGCAGATCCGCGCCATGCAATCTCAGCTTTCCACGATGCGCAAAGAACATGACCGCGAAATGAAGCGCGTTCATGAGCAACTTGCCCAACAGCGTAAAGCACAGGAACAGGATCCTTACGCCTATCACCGAGCCGTCACGGGGAATGCACAAAACAATACTACTGCGCAATCAAGTGATGGTTTGCGATTGGCTGGCTTTCAAGTCGGTACGTCACTTCCAAGCACTCAGCAAACTAGTGCTTCCGCTTATGCAAGTACGCCCTACGGACAATTAACTGGCACGCCTTCCGCACGAGTATTAGATTTATATGGCCCTCTGCATCGTGGTCAGGTCCAAATCGGCGGCATCCGCGTTACACTTGGTGGTTATCTCGAAGCGGCAACGTTCTGGCGCAGTCGCAACTCGACGTCGGATATTTCATCACAATTCGGTGGCGGGGCGATTCCGTTTGCCAACAATCCGAATTATCATACCAATGAGTTCCACCAATCTGAACGCCAGAGTCGCATTGCGATGCTTGTCGAGGGCGACATTACACACAAATTGCGTGCTCAAGGATACATCGAGGTCGACTTTCAAGGCGCTGGTTCAGGATCCAATTCACGTCAGTCGAATTCCTACGTTCCTCGATCGCGTGTTTTCTATGGTCAGTTGATCGATGACGCGGACGATCTTTACGTTCTTGGAGGCCAGAGCTGGTCGTTCCTAACGATGTTTAATCACGGCATGTCTGCGCGTGACGAGCAGGTGCCGCTCGTTATCGACGCACAATATGTACCAGGCTTCAACTGGACTCGAAATACTCAAGTCCGCATCGTCAAGGGGTTTGGTCATAGTCATTACCATGTGGGTATATCGGTTGAAAACCCGCAGCAAGTTATCTCAGTTGGATCGGGGGGCAATTATCTGCCGCCAGGCGCAGTTGCTGACACCTATCAGAATGCTGGTGGCAACGTTTTCAATCCGTCGACGAACTATTCGACAGATGTTGCGCCGGATATCGTTGGAAAGGTCGCTGCTGATCCGGGATGGGGTCACTACGAAATGTATGGGCTACTGCGTTTTCCACATAGCCGCGTTTCTTATTTGGGGTCTGGTCGTAGTAAAACAGATGTGGCGGGCGGCGGAGGTGCCGGGATGGTGTTGCCTCTGGAAAAAGCACATAAACTCAATTTCCAGGTATCCGGCCTTGTCGGCACGGGTATAGGCCGCTACGGCACGTCGAATATGCCCGATGTTACGATGGGTTCGGACGGGCATATTAAGCCGCTACCTGCTGCGAACGTCTTGGCTGGTCTCTATGGAAACCCAGTTAAAAGTTTGCAACTCTATGCATATGGCGGCATGGAGATGACCCGTTCACGCTCCTCTTTCAATGCGGGTGGCAAACATTATGGCTACGGTAATCCGCTGTATAATGTATCCGGCTGTGATATCGAAGGTGCGGCAGCAAGCACATGCCAAGCAAGTATAAATAAGGTTGTACAGGGTACGGCGGGTTTATGGTGGGACTACCTGCATGGAGACTATGGGACTATCCGTTTGGGTGCTCAGTATTCTTACACTTATATCACGTCGTTTAGCGGTGTAGGAGGCACGCCTCACACGAACGATAATATGGTATTTTTCTCCATGCGTTATCTTCCGTTCCAATGATTGATCATCGCTAATTGAGAATAATTGTAGTGATCCCAAAACATGATAATCGCGCCCTCCGGAGCTAGATGAATCTACGTTATCTTGAACAGGGATCACTTTTTTAATAAACTCTATCAGGCAATCTAGCTTTATAAACATATTAGCAAAGCGTGTTCTCGGCTCCTGGCGTGAAAGATACTCAGGAATTCAACCCGGCGCACAACCAGTGGGGCGCGTTGGAAATCACCGGTCGTTACAGCGTGTCGGACATGAAAGGCCGCCTCGGCTACAAGGATGGTGTGCGTGGCGGCCAGCAGACGGTATGGGCTGGCGGCTTTAACTGGTATCCGAACCG from Kozakia baliensis encodes:
- a CDS encoding amylo-alpha-1,6-glucosidase, with product MSEEQKKIAVETAPQETGSGNVIQGGPEANGDDKFFIAANDSLQEQRFSTLKNGDTFAVFDQHGDALNMRSTPQGIFYRDTRHLSLFQLLIEGTRPILLSSTMREDNTTLTCDLTNPDIFDEDGRMVLEHDLIHVRRSRFLWQGACYERLLIRNFDDQQRKISLNLRFEVDFADLFETRGTRRKKHGVHHAPTIDKDRVTLSYTGLDERHRKTILQFDPIPTKLVANEADYEFTLNKKEARAVFVAVECDEPGCGIPLRKSFFSALREARRTLARLSSRASVIVSSNDIFNETARRSIADLYTLTTLTPQGAYPYAGIPWFSTVFGRDGLITAFEMLWVDPTIAHGVLMYLAANQATEIDPAADAEPGKILHEVRQGEMAELGEVPFKRYYGSIDSTPLFVMLAGEYLQRTGDLRSIAQLWPHIEAALGWITHYGDRDGDGFVEYGRRTKEGLANQGWKDSHDSVFHADGQLAIGPIALVEVQAYVYGAWRAAATIAQQLGRVNQAGGYTKRAEELRWNFDRRFFDENLGTYVLALDGEKNPCRVHTSNAGHALWTEIAYPERAEAVVRSLMGTTSFCGWGIRTAASSEIRYNPISYHNGSVWPHDNALIAAGFARYHFQKEASRIFEGVFAASTYIDLRRLPELLCGFPRQRAQGPTFYPVACMPQAWAAASMLYMLQSCIGLSFSPENGQIIFNRPILPSFLDEVLLYNISMGDGAIDLSLRRSRSKAVIEVMQHKGNIRVLTIT
- the nuoL gene encoding NADH-quinone oxidoreductase subunit L, yielding MDAVLLPFVVLSPFLGALILLFAAGRMPPRATGIVGVGSIGISALLALVIAGSFMSNPPPADTLQVGLWRWIDVEGFQSTIALTLDPLSFLMMLVVTVVGFLIHLYAYGYMRSDRDINRFFAYMNLFVAAMLVLVFSSDLLSLYIGWEGVGVCSFLLIGFWYEEEANCVAARKAFIITRIGDAFMLCGLLLLATSTGTLSIEALTHQAGATMPAITRTIALFLLLGGAVAKSAQVPMQTWLPDAMAGPTPVSALIHAATMVTAGVYIVARLHSLFAEAPVVMTVTSFIGMVTLLLAAGSALVQTDIKRILAYSTMSQLGYMFLALGTGAWEAAVFHLFTHAFFKALLFMGAGAIILRVHHKQNIYEMGGLRKAMPGVFYAFLAGSAALAGMPLLTAGFYSKEMILQNAWHANPILWVGALIGAFMTGLYIFRCVFLVFFGPMHTVPSGRTAPVMGVPLACLSVLALGGGLVEAPDVILPVHFLSHFVAPVFGEPKGEGPILLLLIGSAVPLAGVTVAWLIWGPQAQTRARAEQLGAERGPEEDVAHLARVGWGFDFFYNYLIVRPFMALGYRNKSDFLDHMSNGLAAVTRSGGGFFGRMQSGQVRRYAGWIAAGTVAALCLAVLS
- a CDS encoding complex I subunit 4 family protein; the encoded protein is MIALPLLTLVPFLGGIAAWAIGWRTPSARLSWYASFVALILQALILLGVTLGAVGQPGPWLAHFSASWIPMLGISFSEDLDGLSLILLWLTTILSFLCIFLTARNITEKPGLFHFLLLTAIAGINGVFLATDLFLFFFFWELMLVPMYGLIVLWGHEDRQRAAIKFFLFTQGSGLLMMLSILGLVVIHFRHTGVLTFDYFALANTPMSSQMSMLLMLGFFLAFATKLPIVPLHIWLPDTHTQAPTAGSVLLAGVLLKTGGYGLIRFVLLFFPHAAAQFAPIAIALGVLGILYGAWLSLVQDDLKRLIAYSSISHLGFVLLGIFSGSTLGLQGAVMQMVAHGLSTGALFIIAGTLQDDLHTRDMRRMGGLWAKLPHLSAVGLFFAIASLGLPGMGNFVGEFLVLLAVWHVSPLAAVLGTLGLVLSAVYSLVMIGRVFTGPSQGSAPRLPDFGMRQMTVLGATMALLVVLGMYPQPILDLSHPAKPTSGQIDRS
- the wrbA gene encoding NAD(P)H:quinone oxidoreductase is translated as MTKLLVLYYSTYGHVETMANAVAEGARRAGVEVQVKRVPELVPEEVARANHFKLDQAAPIATPAELIDYDAIIVGAPTRFGRIPSQMAQFWDQTGGLWAKGALIGKLGAAFTSTASQHGGQETTLFSILSNLLHHGMIISGLPYSFAGQTKLDEVSGGTPYGASTIAGGDGSRAVSENELAGARYLGEHVANIAKKLA